CCCCAGAGGAAGAATTTGAGTGGCCACTTGCTACATTGTCGTCACTCCTATAAACCCCATGACTGTAGGATTCATATCCTGCTCTGTTTGCTGATAAATGTTCGTTTCTGTTATGAAATTGCCCAGGAGATGGTGAATTACCATTATAGTAATTGCGGTTGTCACTCAATTGTGCATATTGCAGgccagtgttgctgttgctgttcacAGAAAGAAAGAGATGTTCAGCAGGAAAGTTTTGGTTGTTTTGATCAGATGACTGGCCGTTCAGATGTAACTGTTCGCTGTGAAAAGGATGGAAATCAATGGGCCTGTTTGTTTTCTTCCATGTTATAGTTTCCTGGTAATCTGGATGTGTGTAGGACAGGATGGGATAGAACTTGTGTACCACTTGCTTCCCAAGTTGCACAGTGTTTGGCTCCCCCTGGGTaattgtgggttgtgtatgtgtgtcccgTTTCTCGTTCAGGGGCCACCTGGGCACTCTGTCTATAATATTATTACCGTTTATGCTCGGAAATCTGGGTAAAGAAGGTAATTTAGGTAAATGAGAGTCAATGAAGGGTTCTAACTGTTTCATGAGACTCTGGTGCCAAGACAACGATAGTTCGGGCTTCTCAGTTTGATTAACTTGCTGGGGTGACCTAAGATATTCAGGCTGATAAAAAGTATAAGAGTCTTTCTCGTCTGCAGCTTCTTTGTTGGGCAGTCGATGGTCTGTGTATCTGGAAACGCTAGGTAAATAGTGACTCTCGTTCTTGACGTGTGTATAGAGTCTTTCGGGGTGGAAAAGATGAGGTGGTTCGGTGACGCCAGGGTGGCGGCCGTACTGAGGAGTAGGAGGAATCAGATATTTGGTCATTTCCATGGTTGTCATGGGTGTCCACTGGCTTGTGTCACTCACCAGGTCGTCAGGTATTTGAATGGGCATAATCTTCCAGGTGGTGGGGTCACTGATGGAGTCATCTTTTCCGTCTCCATAAAAATATGGATAATTCTTGGATTCCAAATATTCTGGATATGGCGGCTTCGGTGTGTAAGGCCGTGAGGAGGCGCGCCAAAACACATAAGGAAACTCCGTCTGCACAACGAGGTGGTCGGAGCCAGGTACTTTAGTGGGCTGACCGGGTCTTCTAGTGGACTGATCAAGTCTCCTGTTGGGATGACCTGGTCTTTTGGAGGAATGGCCAGGTCCTCTGTAGAGCTGACCATGTCCTCTTGGGGTCTGACTTCTCATATCTTCGTCAGCTATTGAGAGAGTTGTCATCAACAGCACCGTCCAGGCCAGAGGCCAGCAAGACTTCCTCTGAAGAATCATATCTGTCAAGAGGAATAATATTAAAATTTCTGAGTGATAACCATCACCTAAAGAGTTCCTAGTGTTAACTGACATaaggtgtatcagacagtgtttaCATTTTTAATTATGGTTtctcaaatgtgtgtgtgtgtgtgtgtgtgtgtgtgtgtgtgtgtgtgtgtgtgtgtgtgtgtgtgtgtgtatatatactcacctaactgtatgcacctaattgtggttgcaggggtcgagactcagctcctagccccgcctcttcactgaacgcttctaggtcctctctctccctgctccacgagctttatcatacctctttttaaagctatgtatggttcctgcctccactacatcactcgccagactgttccacttcctgaccactgaagaaatgtttcctaacgtccgtgtgactcatctgtgtcccctctctctggaacatctctaTGTggaccttgtctattccacgcagtattttgtatgtcgttatcatgtctcccctaaccctccgtgtgtgtgtgtgtgtgtgtgtgtgtgtgtgtgtgtgtgtgtgtgtgtgtgtgtgtgtgtgtgtgtgtgtgtgtggatgtattaCGAGAGCTATGGATGAACCTATTACACTTGTGATTAAAAGGAAGATGGATGCACAAACACTA
This genomic stretch from Cherax quadricarinatus isolate ZL_2023a chromosome 22, ASM3850222v1, whole genome shotgun sequence harbors:
- the LOC128689655 gene encoding uncharacterized protein produces the protein MILQRKSCWPLAWTVLLMTTLSIADEDMRSQTPRGHGQLYRGPGHSSKRPGHPNRRLDQSTRRPGQPTKVPGSDHLVVQTEFPYVFWRASSRPYTPKPPYPEYLESKNYPYFYGDGKDDSISDPTTWKIMPIQIPDDLVSDTSQWTPMTTMEMTKYLIPPTPQYGRHPGVTEPPHLFHPERLYTHVKNESHYLPSVSRYTDHRLPNKEAADEKDSYTFYQPEYLRSPQQVNQTEKPELSLSWHQSLMKQLEPFIDSHLPKLPSLPRFPSINGNNIIDRVPRWPLNEKRDTHTQPTITQGEPNTVQLGKQVVHKFYPILSYTHPDYQETITWKKTNRPIDFHPFHSEQLHLNGQSSDQNNQNFPAEHLFLSVNSNSNTGLQYAQLSDNRNYYNGNSPSPGQFHNRNEHLSANRAGYESYSHGVYRSDDNVASGHSNSSSGDKHLSQGDQFPNSYQLPQEHESHSTSSHFEIIQEKHSPDQNHPLTYHHRPVGDQNKPDRGQHHIINSKDNEHSEPNWPSNDSSYSLEEMNQSIQSSHNMYYKRPTQPLRQSASQANRPESQQGYNRPESQQGFSNSFVNPQPQDYSSPADDWKDQQPRPLLSQLFPDSAIVDRLANIDPLSPASVISGGMLVLALALALFYFNYVWYPTPVVTAKMIKLLLDAAPSELITTDQEKAITEVYEVFRSLETTYSHNQDLWLPFCKNRMVCQVHKEVPGLWQVTQAYAALVRSSLATGPENSDDLDAYLKAAQQGEAATSCDTHYPACTMPPVPVRASLQRLLGIVQDNYPEVVYS